In one Butyrivibrio proteoclasticus B316 genomic region, the following are encoded:
- a CDS encoding glycoside hydrolase family 16 protein — protein sequence MKKRNLKGRLAIAVAFALSLSSVSATSLQVMAAMGPVNESLSLPFGQVAAYDENQGIGFVWGAAGYDKYTVTISCASNGYEKVYTDQELGYHWYPDEYADGVYLIELQGQVGDELTGAVTATVTIGEPSEEPNPEYPDPETPTPENPGPDTPGTETPDTPGSGDGNETPDDNNENEQVQLKEGAISLADAESELYVGSDWAGVNATIKETGTKALITAGSYGWNGEWGLQYIIKNLGLSVGETYTLSADLTSSIDKKALIKLDDSGQVYEFIDLKAGKTYEYSATATMNELSNNTLYIALGQMQGEPANLSGDLTIENLRICDSGGNYITLSGGTANGSKGLEYDFAADDNDLYDYADPGAYKEGYDLIWADEFDGNYGSSNVDGNTGLNLDNWGYQLGDGTTDCGNYGWGNNELECYTSDAKNISVNEDLDGDGNPDGLLRITASYEENGYNYASESRKNYTSARIRTTTATKELFNSTYGYIEGRISLPQSKGAWPAFWMLPQSTSIYGGWPVSGEIDILETTGTKTNEACSTLHWGVPSHVYKGSGYTALDSDIRYFHTYAVDWEPGKMTFYYDGKEIYSSTNWSSAISGASDSLGFDAPFDAPFYMILNLAVDSGQFGGSANKADFQDDINMYVDYIRCFQKSDGYPDSASRSADGGVHDDWANYQGINQIADISSENLDVTGGGHDDSQAIGSGKWFLSNQSDASANAETVVDENGTTWAKVNVTGQGSQDYGVQLIGHYNAKAGYVYKVSYDTYAEGSLVGKQVNCDSKEYAGWSTYGIQAFSLTDAPAHNSFLFAQSEDFDNCRIEFNIGGQGTGTVYISNVKVEIVDPSALGTIDQSGVHGVLADGNMIFNGTFDQGNGHTGYWSAANGTTLLVPRYTLSALRDNDVRVKDIASMSNYENIPDGIKYYERRGQVSADASASATIYQSGIKMTADTYNLSFDLYSDSESAVRASLHEVTTNENGDQVLGKELGNAKASYKDLGNVKRYTLSITTTEDVANGAVVLSFAKGTSVQIDNVTMHGDNQASVVDENPVDDDTTWTGDSGAGSGITIDVDENNVHSMHGIASGSTWYSPQIGSSNFSVLAGLKYKLSFDYKITGNSNGTFKYIVQENGGSWTVVQDVVQVDSKEMTAGEDGFYTYETVLTAGASMDDCHIDFGFGDSAASGDMSFYFRNVSMTLVKETSESGGSDNEEDIDDGIFNPAPTEPDAPTEPETPETPDTPDKPEVPTGCFKTRWGITYYILSDGSKYKGMLTLGDHTYYFGSSGAMVRASFVTTKKGTYYFDINGHMVTGFKSLLLLEYYFNEDGIQQFNTLIEDGGYTYYVNKLGLVVKSSFVELPDGIHYFNIQGHMLKNTSIRLLFKKYTFNKNGVLIK from the coding sequence ATGAAAAAGAGAAATTTGAAGGGGCGTCTTGCCATAGCAGTGGCATTTGCCCTCTCGTTGTCGTCTGTCTCGGCAACAAGTCTGCAGGTTATGGCAGCCATGGGACCTGTCAACGAAAGCCTCTCTCTCCCTTTTGGGCAGGTAGCCGCTTACGACGAAAATCAGGGAATTGGTTTTGTCTGGGGCGCAGCAGGTTATGATAAGTACACTGTTACTATCTCCTGCGCATCTAACGGTTATGAAAAAGTCTATACCGATCAGGAACTTGGATATCATTGGTATCCCGACGAGTATGCGGACGGAGTCTATCTGATCGAGCTTCAGGGCCAGGTTGGTGACGAACTCACAGGTGCAGTTACTGCAACTGTTACTATTGGTGAACCGTCAGAAGAACCAAATCCGGAATATCCGGATCCCGAAACACCTACTCCCGAAAACCCTGGTCCCGACACTCCAGGCACAGAAACACCTGATACCCCTGGAAGCGGTGATGGTAACGAGACCCCAGACGATAATAACGAAAATGAGCAGGTACAGCTTAAAGAAGGCGCTATCAGCCTTGCTGATGCCGAAAGTGAACTGTACGTTGGAAGTGACTGGGCAGGAGTAAATGCAACTATCAAAGAAACAGGTACAAAAGCCCTTATCACTGCAGGCAGCTATGGCTGGAATGGCGAGTGGGGACTTCAGTATATCATCAAAAACCTTGGACTATCTGTAGGAGAAACCTACACTTTATCCGCTGATCTCACATCTTCAATCGACAAAAAAGCTCTTATTAAGCTTGATGATTCCGGACAGGTTTATGAATTTATCGATCTTAAAGCCGGAAAGACTTATGAATATTCAGCTACTGCAACAATGAACGAGCTTTCAAACAACACTCTTTATATTGCTCTTGGACAGATGCAGGGAGAGCCTGCAAATCTATCAGGTGATCTTACAATCGAAAACCTCAGAATCTGTGATTCAGGCGGCAATTACATAACATTATCAGGCGGTACTGCCAACGGCTCAAAAGGTCTTGAATATGACTTTGCAGCTGATGATAACGACCTTTATGACTATGCAGACCCAGGTGCATACAAGGAAGGCTATGACCTCATCTGGGCAGATGAATTTGATGGCAACTATGGCTCATCAAATGTAGATGGCAATACAGGTCTTAACCTTGATAACTGGGGATATCAGCTGGGCGACGGAACTACTGACTGCGGCAATTACGGCTGGGGTAACAACGAGCTTGAATGCTACACAAGTGATGCCAAAAATATCTCTGTAAACGAGGACCTTGACGGAGACGGAAATCCTGACGGACTTCTTCGTATTACTGCTTCCTATGAAGAAAACGGATATAATTACGCATCTGAGAGCAGAAAGAACTACACTTCTGCAAGAATCCGTACAACAACAGCGACTAAAGAGCTCTTTAACAGTACCTATGGCTACATAGAAGGAAGAATATCCCTTCCTCAGAGTAAGGGGGCATGGCCTGCTTTCTGGATGCTTCCTCAGAGCACATCTATATACGGAGGATGGCCTGTATCCGGAGAAATTGACATTCTCGAAACAACAGGTACAAAAACCAATGAGGCTTGTTCAACACTCCACTGGGGCGTTCCGAGCCATGTATACAAGGGAAGCGGATATACAGCCCTCGACTCAGACATCAGATATTTCCATACCTATGCTGTTGACTGGGAACCAGGCAAGATGACCTTCTACTATGATGGAAAAGAAATCTATTCATCCACCAACTGGTCAAGTGCTATTTCCGGTGCTTCTGATTCACTGGGCTTTGATGCTCCATTTGATGCACCATTTTACATGATACTAAACCTTGCTGTAGACAGCGGTCAGTTCGGTGGTTCTGCTAACAAGGCAGATTTCCAGGATGATATCAACATGTACGTTGACTATATCCGCTGCTTCCAGAAATCAGACGGATACCCTGACAGCGCATCAAGATCTGCTGATGGTGGTGTCCATGATGACTGGGCAAATTACCAGGGTATAAACCAGATAGCTGATATTTCATCTGAAAACCTTGATGTCACAGGTGGTGGTCACGATGACTCACAGGCAATCGGATCCGGAAAATGGTTCCTTTCAAATCAGTCAGATGCAAGCGCAAATGCAGAAACAGTTGTAGATGAAAACGGAACAACCTGGGCTAAAGTTAACGTAACCGGTCAGGGCAGCCAGGACTATGGCGTTCAGCTCATCGGCCATTACAATGCCAAGGCAGGCTATGTATACAAAGTATCCTATGACACTTATGCAGAGGGTTCTCTTGTAGGTAAACAGGTAAACTGCGATTCCAAAGAATATGCCGGCTGGAGCACCTACGGAATCCAGGCATTTAGCCTTACTGATGCACCTGCTCACAACTCTTTCCTTTTTGCACAGTCAGAAGATTTCGACAACTGCAGAATAGAGTTCAATATTGGTGGTCAGGGAACAGGAACTGTATATATTTCGAATGTCAAAGTCGAAATTGTTGATCCTTCCGCACTTGGAACAATTGATCAAAGTGGTGTTCACGGCGTTCTTGCAGACGGAAACATGATATTCAACGGAACTTTCGATCAGGGGAACGGCCATACCGGATATTGGTCAGCAGCAAACGGAACTACTCTCCTTGTTCCAAGATATACTCTCTCAGCTCTAAGAGACAATGACGTAAGAGTTAAAGACATTGCTTCCATGAGTAACTATGAGAACATTCCCGACGGAATCAAGTATTACGAGAGAAGAGGTCAGGTTTCCGCTGACGCATCAGCTTCAGCAACTATATACCAGAGCGGTATTAAAATGACTGCTGACACCTACAATCTCTCTTTTGACCTGTATTCAGATTCAGAATCAGCTGTAAGAGCTTCTCTCCACGAAGTTACTACAAATGAGAATGGAGATCAGGTATTAGGAAAAGAGCTTGGAAACGCCAAAGCTTCATACAAGGACCTTGGAAATGTAAAGAGATATACTCTTAGCATCACAACTACTGAAGACGTTGCAAACGGCGCTGTTGTCCTTTCTTTTGCCAAGGGTACAAGTGTACAGATTGATAATGTAACAATGCACGGCGACAATCAGGCATCCGTAGTTGATGAAAATCCTGTTGATGATGACACAACATGGACAGGTGACAGCGGTGCAGGTTCAGGTATTACAATAGACGTAGATGAGAACAATGTTCACAGCATGCACGGTATTGCAAGCGGCTCCACATGGTATTCACCTCAGATAGGAAGCAGCAACTTCTCTGTTCTTGCTGGTCTTAAATATAAGCTTTCTTTTGACTACAAGATAACAGGAAACAGCAATGGAACATTTAAGTACATTGTTCAGGAAAACGGTGGAAGCTGGACAGTTGTTCAGGATGTTGTTCAGGTTGATTCCAAGGAAATGACTGCAGGGGAAGATGGTTTCTACACCTACGAGACAGTCCTTACAGCAGGCGCATCCATGGATGACTGCCACATTGACTTTGGTTTTGGTGACAGTGCAGCTAGCGGTGATATGAGTTTCTACTTCAGAAACGTGTCCATGACACTTGTAAAAGAAACATCTGAGTCAGGCGGCTCCGATAACGAAGAAGATATCGATGACGGTATATTTAATCCTGCTCCAACAGAGCCTGATGCCCCAACCGAGCCAGAAACTCCGGAAACACCTGATACTCCTGATAAGCCGGAAGTACCTACAGGATGTTTTAAGACGAGATGGGGAATAACCTATTATATCCTTAGTGATGGCAGCAAATACAAGGGAATGCTCACTCTTGGTGATCACACCTACTACTTTGGATCAAGCGGAGCCATGGTAAGAGCATCCTTTGTAACTACCAAAAAGGGAACCTACTATTTTGATATAAACGGTCACATGGTTACAGGTTTTAAGTCACTTCTCCTGCTCGAGTATTACTTTAACGAAGATGGTATTCAGCAGTTCAACACTCTGATTGAAGATGGTGGATATACCTACTATGTAAATAAGCTTGGACTTGTTGTAAAGAGCAGCTTTGTAGAGCTTCCGGATGGAATTCACTATTTTAACATCCAGGGCCATATGCTCAAAAACACATCCATCAGATTGTTGTTCAAAAAGTATACTTTTAATAAAAACGGTGTTCTTATCAAATGA
- a CDS encoding acyl-CoA thioesterase → MGKVFHVDKQIAKKNVEDSITEWTKVVKYDDINAENRLFGGRLMEWIDEVAGTVAIRHSGNPIATAAIDNMQFKQGAVLGDVLVMIGKITYVGKTSMEVRVDTYVEDVRTGMRHVLNRAYLTEVCIDDDGTPAIVPYGLNVRTESEKAEWEGAIKRRELRKQRRMEGF, encoded by the coding sequence ATGGGCAAGGTATTTCATGTAGATAAACAGATTGCCAAAAAGAATGTTGAGGACTCCATCACAGAATGGACCAAGGTTGTCAAATATGATGACATAAACGCGGAGAACAGACTGTTTGGCGGAAGGCTTATGGAATGGATAGACGAGGTGGCAGGAACAGTTGCCATCAGACATTCCGGAAATCCTATTGCAACTGCAGCAATCGATAACATGCAGTTCAAACAGGGAGCAGTCCTTGGTGATGTGCTTGTCATGATCGGAAAAATTACATATGTTGGAAAAACTTCTATGGAGGTTAGAGTAGATACTTATGTTGAGGATGTCAGAACAGGTATGAGACACGTTCTGAACAGGGCATATCTCACAGAAGTTTGCATTGATGATGACGGAACACCTGCAATAGTTCCTTACGGACTTAATGTTCGTACAGAGAGTGAGAAGGCGGAGTGGGAAGGCGCCATTAAGAGAAGAGAACTTCGTAAACAGCGCAGAATGGAAGGCTTTTAA